One Bombina bombina isolate aBomBom1 chromosome 5, aBomBom1.pri, whole genome shotgun sequence DNA segment encodes these proteins:
- the LOC128661239 gene encoding SH2 domain-containing adapter protein E-like, translating to MTFAPIWTGEEVESQEKKQRQTDGTRPENDERPAGEYEQPWEWKKEHIVRALSVQFESTERSPAKEEAVKLHQLKKSWTQKILKQTEQIEKVDPCMPLEKQSWYHGAVTRAEAESRLLSCREASYLLWNSESGNSKYSIALKTSQGCVHIIVAQTKDNKFTLNQTSAVFSSIPEVSQYYSTQKLPFKGAEHMSLLYPVHSK from the exons ATGACATTTGCTCCTATATGG ACAGGAGAAGAGGTTGAGTCGCAAGAGAAGAAACAGCGGCAGACAGATGGTACAAGGCCAGAAAATGACGAGAGGCCAGCAGGGGAGTATGAACAGCCATGGGAGTGGAAAAAGGAGCATATTGTTAGAGCACTGTCAGTTCAGTTTGAAAGTACTGAGCGATCACCAGCTAAGGAGGAAGCAGTCAAGTTGCACCAACTTAAGAAAAGCTGGACACAAAAGATCCTAAAACAAACTGAGCAGATTGAAAAGGTGGATCCCTGCATGCCACTAGAGAAACAGAGTTGGTATCACGGTGCCGTTACGCGTGCTGAGGCAGAGAGTCGCTTGCTGTCTTGCAGAGAGGCCAGTTATCTTCTTTGGAACAGCGAATCTGGTAACAGCAAGTACTCCATCGCCCTGAAGACCAGCCAGGGCTGTGTGCACATCATTGTGGCCCAAACcaaggacaacaaatttacactgaaCCAAACAAGTGCCGTTTTTAGCAGCATTCCAGAGGTCAGCCAATACTACTCCACTCAAAAACTACCCTTCAAAGGAGCAGAACACATGAGTCTTCTATACCCAGTGCACAGCAAGTAG